The window ATGCGTGTGAATGTGGACAAGGTCCTGGAAAGAGATCAGAAGCTATCAGAACTGGACGACCGGGCGGACGCGCTGCAGGCCGGAGCATCGCAGTTTGAGAGCAGCGCTGCTAAACTGAAAAACAAGTACTGGTGGAAGAATGTTAAGGTGCGCTCTGGGAAATTTGAGTGCGATTTGACTATAGATGCTGGGTTACAGCCTATtgtcctattttattttaattattttaagatgctTATTTAAATTCGATGTTAAAATTAAACCACATCTGACCTAATTTGAGAAATATATTTGTGATGTAAATCAGCTGTAAAACCATTCTTATGTAAATGCAGTAATTTACAAAAGAATGGTTTTATAAAGGATTTAAACAGAAATTTGTTAAAAGACACCTTTTGGATCTTTAGATTttgataatattaaataataatgctaaaaatcaaGATTCTAAAGTTTTAAAGATCAACGTATagatttatagtttatataaataagataaataaactgaaaaaatggtTTATAAACAGTTTCACAAAAGAATTGGCAAGTAACAGTATGAAACATGGCAGAACATAAAAATTCTCTAATAAACGGTAATTTCCAACttcaacaaattttttttttaaccataaaatGCCTCCTTTGGTGTTTTTATTGCCAGCAGTAAAGATGGCTCATGGGGCAAAGCTGACTCAACACTAAAGCTGAAGCATTCTCATTTGGATATAACCTGAATGCAGTCTGGCCCATAAGTCACAGCGCTGGCGAGCGTTTGAGATATATTAGGCAAGTTGCAGTTGTGACGCAAGCTTAGGTACTGCAGTAGCAGAATGAGTCCAGCCACTCCTGAGACGTGCAAACGTTACCATCtcgtttaattttttaactcacTTATCACCCGTATAATTCCATTAATCATCTATTAATAAAAGGAACTTGTTAGAGCATGATGTGGATATAAATACatagttaatttaaatatttctaaatgataaatgaagaattcatatataatttaatttattctgttTTCCTTAGTAGGAAAATCTTGTCTTGTATTGAATGAAGAGGCACTTGAGATGTGTTGTGGACGTCTTGTACCGCATTGGTCCGTCTGGCCCTCTGACAGCCTCActttacatattacatttttatctctCCATCCAGCGATCTGTCAATCCATCCCCTCTGTGTAGATTTATAAGCTCCCCTTCATTCTCCTCCCCCTCCAGACAGCATAAATTTATTACTCCCTTACCAACCCCCCACCGCCCGCCCCAGATGGCCGAACAGCTGCCCGTCCAATCGCGTCTCTGAGCGGGAGTGGGGGGAGGGGGTTTCTAGTCCCAATCTGGATTACAGCATTTCTGGATTAAAACCCAGATGTGATTTGTGATGTAACCCGCTCTAATCGTTCCCTTTGCTCTCTCCTTCTTTCGCTCCTCCTCCCTCATTCGCTTTTCCATATCACTTTCTTATTCCGTATTTGCAGATCCTCCTTCTTTTACTGAAACGTCTCATTTCTAATCTCTCTTATTGTGTCCTAGTGTTCCAAActacattgttttattattctcattactttttaattctttaCTCTTACTGCAGCCtttctttttgtaacattactcTGTATTTTTAGTGAAGCTTATCCTTGTGAGTGAAATGTTGATGCTTAAAGGGTCATATGGGTCGatttttgtgtctttatttTAGATAGTCCTGTGGTGTGACAGTGAAAAGTGAAGTATAAATATTCCATGTACTTAATATGAGGTTGGAAAAGCTTAAtgtattgtgatataaaaataatttgcagtgaagaaatgcagtttaattttaCATGGAGTATAGAAATGTCTTACTTtttcaaaaagtatttattcTCTGTTCTGAAAGAAATAGAGAaagtctgtaaaaatgttttagtatttatttattgatttatttatttaaaaggggTCAATAAAAATGTCtctattacataaatataatgttactgtattatactaatatataattttctatCACCTTCTTAAAAAGTAGACATGAACTGCTggataacatttatttatttacacttttacataactgattaaatgaatactaataCTGTAGACATAAATACagaatgttgttttaatttcaaaaactaGTTGTTTTAGAGACactaaatgtataataaattttaatttaattcatttatctatttattaaattatttattaatttatttttatcacctaaatcaaatatataaaaggTAAACTTTTGACACTGTGCTACAGTATCTTAAGTAGTGGCTGAATAGAGttaatcatttgattaaaacctttttttttcttatgtaaaTTCTTAGGTTTTTATTTCTAATGTTTTACacagtcatatatatatatatatatatatatatatatatatatatatatatatatatatatatatatatatatatatattaaaaaaaatatataatattttttttgaatgtaTTGATTTATACATcctctgaaagctgaataaataagctttccattgccaatatttggccgagataccactatttgaaaatctggaatctatggttgcaaaaaaataaaaatattacgaaaatcccctttaaagttgtgcaaatgaagatcttagcaatgcatattaaaattaaattttgatatatgtacggtaggaaatttacaaactatcttcatggaacatgatatttacttaatatcctaatgattttggcataaaagaaaaatcaataattttgacccatacaatgtagttttggctattgctacaaatataccaatgATACTTAAGATATGTAGAATATTATCagagtattagaatgatttctgaaggatcatgtgactggagtaatgatgctaaaaattcagctgtgaaatcacaggaataaattacattttgaaatatattcaaatagaaagtcattattttaaataagtaaaaatatttcaaaattgttctatttttgctgtactttggatcaaataaatgcaggcgagcagaagagacatctttaaaaaacattaaaaatcttactgttcaaaaactgttgattggtagtgtatgtgtgtgtatatatatatatttctttatatatatctatatatatcttctaaagaaatatatattgtatttattcatgtaatCTTATCTCTCAAACAGAATTGATTATCAATATTCATTAtacttatgattttttttttctttttctttcacagATGATGATCATGATGGGAATTATTGGGGTCATCTTGATGGGCATCGTTTTCAGTGAGCAGAAACCGTCATTTAATTTCACAAACACTAATCAGTGTTGATTGAATTATTTGTaaatcacactgtaaaaatagaatattagtctgtatttagttttattcCCAGCTGAGGATGTTTTGCCACCTTACAATGAATTTTAGgcatataaatgcatatatgtaATGATATAGGTAAGAAAAACAAATCTTGCATTGCAGCTGCTACTTAAACGCTAAAAAAAGATCAGCTGCTCTTACAAAGATAAGCTAAGCTCTAGCTGATTTACGCATTAAATATAAAAGCGCAATTTATTCCTGCATCAGCACGGACTAATCAATTGCAatcatttctttctcttttcttgtcTTTTACGACAGTGTACTTCTACTACTGAGCCTCTCATGGGACGCACAAGGACAGGAGACTCTGGCTTTGTGTGAACTCCACCCCTCCTTTTCTCCCCACCAATGCCTTTCATTGAAtccacagtgtgtgtgtgtgtgcagtcaTTGACGCAGTGCCTCTCCCTCCCTTTGTCTGTCACTGCATTTCTTTGTACCTCTCTTGAGTGCTTTGCAACAGTGCCCGAGCTTACTCAAAAACTCCTTCAGTTAGAAATATCTACTTATGGTTTTAGATTGAAGATTGCGTTGAAACGttcaggccaaaaaaaaaaaaaaaaaaaaaaaaaaaaaaaaaaaaaaaacaggtgatgcaataatataaatttgttGCGCTGGTCCAAATGAACCCATGAATAAGAGGGAAAACGAAATGCAAAGTTAAGGTTGAGTTTAAATCATGCATTTATGCATAGAAGCCAAAGTGTGCTAGTTTACCCTGAAACAACAGCTGTGGTTCCtctcattaggatattaacaAAGCGCAACtgcaatgagaaaaaaaaatacaagaagtaaaaattatatttttaaaattgtttaaccCTCCTCCATGTATAGATTCCCAGCAGCAACTTGTTTTCACTTCTTAATATGGACCTTTAAAAACCTGAATGATTTTAGAGAGGTAAAGACCACCTGTGTcacaatgtaatttttatatttaatttaaaggttTAAAGACTATGAGAAAAATTGTTGTGTTTAAGAGTCTGCAGTTGACATAAGGGGAATATCTGATCACAAATCGCTGTTTGACTTTTATGTCTGTGATGTTAATGTCAGCCAAAAGATCAGTTGAGTCTGGAGGAAAAAACAGGgatgaaaaaatgtaacaatgttaGGATGTGATCTAAAATTACAGCAGTGACcacaatataaaatgattttttatatttatatattcaagaTAATTGTGACAAATGCAATTCATTTAGCTTTGtttattactaaattaaatgttaccATTCGAAAAAAATGGGTGAAATCAAAGGCGAAATTCTGATCCTGATCATATTAACCCCTTGCACCTCCTGACTTGACTGGCACCATGTTGTCTTTGGGTTGAATGAACTATTACTGATATGCAAACTGAAAGAGAAATGATAATGTGACTAGTTTcatgtatttgtaaatatttggaAGTCAGTGTGGAAGCAGATACTCAATCAGCACTGGAGATGACAATGTTCAGGGATGTACctctgcatgtgtttgtgttaaaTATACATGGGCACTTTAACCACCTTCATTAGTGATTGTAAAGACATATTTTGGGTATTAAGGACATATTGTCCAACGCCTAAAACTATCATAATTGATGTGGAATTTAATGCAAGATCATCATGTGTGAATAATATCCCTTACATTACATTCAGCATTAACCCCAAAACGCAAACCTGAAGCAGGGCAGTGAATgtgtttcctttaaaaaaaaaaaaaaaaatgcaaatcctGAGTACATTGTGTTTTATGCAACCTATTCATTTGTAAATAAGCGCTGCAGAGATGCATAAAATAGCAGTTCCTGTCCCTGAGCATTTGGAGCCAAGCTGCTAACTCGTGGTTCATTTTAAAGCATGTCTGCTTGCccaccatgtgctgattctaaTAAAGTGCTGATGCTGTTACTCGCTCCTCccgtgtagttttttttttacatttgtgagagTGCGGTGAAACAGAAGCGAAGCGTCTTTTGAAATGAGAGTTTTGAGCAGTTCACACTCGAGTAAATGAAGAGCACAAGACGACTTGGTGAATATGGTATGATTTAATTGGTTATTAATCAGCAACAATGCTCATCCAAATCACAAAGTGAAATGAATCATACAAAGCGGCGATACAGAAATGTTTCGTACTACAGCACAGATGAGTAACCTAATTCAAAAGCGTGTACATGAAATGCACTTAATGCCTATTGAACCATCATGTCTGAACAGtaactgttttattaacatGAAAGAACATTTCTAGATGCAAGATCTCAGCTAAAACAACCTGTTTTCAGCATCTACTGGTACATACAGATTAAAACTAAATCATACATGAAAATTAATCAAGACAAGATCTACAGTTTATAGCAAGAGAGGTCTACGCTTTTACACAAACTAAGCAAATCAACGAGGGAAAACAAAAACGGTTACATGAGGGGGAAAGAGTTCAAAAAGACAGGAGCAAcaagaaatgtatataaaaagcCATAAGtgatatgaaaattaaaaaccaGGATCCATGAGCCTATCGTCGTAGCAGAATTTGTatgtattcacatttttaaaaacaacggCATGTCTTAAAAACGAAGCAATCACAATAGTTTAGCAAAATGAGGGGGTGTCGTAAACTAAGCACTCAACACCTATATAGGACTGAACTATCAGACAAAGATCTGATGATACAAAGCATAAAATAAGACCGTTTCACTATAAAACACTGAACTCGGCGGGACTGATTTTACAGAGTTGAAATATGAACGAACCGACGAtgataaaagaaataataaaactacAGCAAAGACGTACTTTAACCATCATCCTCGAAAAAGCTGCAACCACCACTACATCGACTAAAAACCATCCGGGCGCTTTAGGTTTAAAAATTAGCCTTGAATACTTTAAAATCCTGTGCACACAGACTACTGCACAGGTATGGAGATACTACATCTGAAACAGTCTGGTTTGGTAGTTGCTCTGAAATTATTGGCACAAGCCATTGGTAACAAATAAGGTGTGCTTAGCATGGTTTTCAATGGAACCGTTAATTGTGCATCATCTTTTTGGATCCCATGATGTTAACAGGCTACATACTTGTCCTTCGAGTTTGCATGCTTCAAATAATgcagacaaaatattttttccatgcaaaacaaaacaaaaagtcagtTGTGCTCAAATGAGCAAATGAGCTTCAAAGTAAcggagagaggaaaaaaaaaaaaaaaaaaaaaggaaaaaaaaaaaaaaaaaaaaaaaaatacagtctgGCATGGCAGGCAACATCAAAAGCACACATttgtcagatttaaaaaaaaaggcaaaaaaaaaaaaattattgacaTAGCCTATTAAAACCCTTCGAAAAATATACCCACCAATTTTAACTGAAGCCCcttatctttgttttatttcttttttttgaatttgCCCACCATCTCGTTCTCACTCGTGTTGTTCACTTTTGAACAATCAATGGCGTCGTCTTCGTCATCGTCTTCCTCTTCGTCCTCTGGGTCTGCGTCGTTCTCGCTCGCCCTGGTGTCTTCGTCGTCATCGTTCGGATTTTGCGACGAATCGTCAGAGGTGCGGGACTGTTTGGGAGAGGGTGCGTCTGTCTCCTCTTCGTCTTCATCCGTGGGGAGTTTTTCGAGCACGACCGCGAGTCTGACTTTGCTTGGACGTCCCCTCTTGCGACGCGGTGCGCCATCTGCGTTCTCGCCTTCCGCCTCTCCGCCTTCCGCGCTGCGAGCCTTGACTTTGCCGGTACCTGGAGGTCGACCTCTCTTGCGGGGAGAGTCACCGACTTTCTTTTCGACAGCCTTCACCTTTTTGCCAGTACCTGGAGGTCGGCCTCTCTTGCGAGGAGTTCCGTCGGGGTTTCGCTGAATGACCTTCGGTTTGGGGCCGGCGCCGGTACCTGGGGGTCGGCCTCTTTTACGAGGAGATCCGTCGGCCCGCTGAATCTTCTTTGCCTTGTTGGGAGAGCCCGGAGGGCGGCCTCTCTTTTTTGGGGTTCCATCTGAGGCCCTGGCGATTTTGGCAACCTTAGTAGAACCTGCGGGCCGACCCCTCTTTCTCTTCAGGGAGCCCGACGGCCTCCCTCTCTTTCGTGGAGGGCCGTTGGCGGAATCAAGGCTGATTTCCACACTAGCTTGTTTGTCTGCACCAGATTTGGCACCATACTTGGGTGGTCTTCCTCTTCCCCTTTTTACCTTGGTACCTTCGCCTATAGGGTGAATGCGTGGTCTTCCGAGGGGCTTTGACAGTCTCCGCTTGCGCTGTAAACTCAACCTTTGAAGTCTCTCTGATTCTTCCTCAGGTGTGAGCGGGATCTTTCTCGGCCTGCCGGGCATTTTTATCTTCTTTGGTCGACCACGTTTCTTCACCTTGGCTTTTATGACTACTTCGGGAGAAAAGAAGTCTACCTTTTTCGACGGCCTGGCGTTGTGTGTCGGCGCTTTCTCGGTAGTGAACTTCTTGTTGAGTGACCCTCGTGGTCGGCCTCGTCCACGTTTGGGTGGATGGGTGCTGCCGTTAGGCAAAGGGCTCTCGGATCCTTCTTTATTCTCAACCTCCATCGCGTTGCAGCTTCTCGCTCACAACTTCAGGCGTATCAGTGCCACACTCGTCTGTTCGGTGCTGAGATTCTGAAACAACAAgataaaaaggggaaaaaagtttttatttaaattaagtccTTGAATAGACACCTCATATCATTTTCCCTCCAAAATCAGAATTTACTATTTTccacaataaatacaattttttgctCAAACGTACAACAACAGCAAGCAAAGCTGTTTGCATACCTTGTATTTTCAtggtaaaaacataaaaagttaatctcaatttttttccacTCGGTCATGTACGACcttaattatctcattttatattcttatttttaaaaaaataattttacataagtggaaatgttaaataaaatgtaaataaaagttaaatacgTTAGCTACAGATAAAAGCAAAACTAAAGCTGTACaatgaaagggaaaaaaaaaaactatttaattaatgaaacctcaaataaattaatataaaacaaactttaaatctaggttaaaaaaaattctatatttattttaatatattattttatatatttttgtatttaacacCAAAATATTGACCATTCAACAACTTCACTGAACCCATTTATGTAGTTCATTCATAAAGTATATAATTATGTTAAACTATTAGGGTATTGATAtggttttaaaaattgtttgtaaaaaaaaaaaatgttaaaaatacagaGGTAAATTACAATTACTCAACAGAATTAAACGCTGTTTTTGGTTAAGAAACAAAGCGTTAAATCTGCAcgttaaaattataaaaacaaacgaatatttaaatataaaaatgcactcaacaaaaaatattttcataaaaatggaGGGGGTATGAGGTGCATTGgtgatttttataattttgtgagcaatttattttaaaccagATCGAACAGATTGAAGCGCTGTTTGCAGACTCGAGACAATAGAAAAAGCCATCTCAGTATTGACAACAGAAAACGAGTCGGCTAGAGAAGTTCGAGCACGCTGCTAGCCTACTTCATGCATGCTTAACGAATGCAAATGGACATCTTTAtcacagaatgaaaaaaaaaaatgcatcgttttttacCGCGAGATCTtccatattacaaaatattgacGATAATATTCTACttgtgtttaaatttttatGGAGCACTAACGCAAAATTCgtcaaaaaggttttaaaatacACACGATTTCATGcagtatcacaggaataaaagaGCGGATGCTGTAGACTGGCTGCCATCATGTACAGTGAAGCCCGCGAGCTTTTGTAGTTCCAGGTAAAATGTGAGGCACTGGCGATTTTTGTTAGCTGCCTGCTAACCCGACTAAGACAACTTTTCAATGGAAAATGAGACTACTTTCATTCGTTCGATAATAAAAAGCGGCAAATATTCGAAACACAACGCACCTTACTCGCAAAGCGCTTTCACAACAGCAGAGATGATCTTTTTCATGCATTCGACAATATTTTCGATGCAAACAGCATCGGACAGTGGGCGGGCGACTGTGATTATTTGAAAGGCAATGCCAGTTCTTCTTCGTCCCTCGCTCGTCGTCGCCGGTTCGTCGCACAGCGCCGCCTGCTGTGGTGGATTGTGCAAACGCGAACGTGAAGAATGAATGTATgcgtaaaattaaataataataaaaaaacaacgcagttatgtgtgtgtgaatgtaatGTGACAGAGTCAAATCACGTAAGCTATATCAATATATAGCCGAAGAACACAACAGTACAATCATTCcagttttctgaaatatttctgGAAATATGCACATtctaaaaagtgtaaaaatgggGGAAAAGCAATCAAAGCTTCTttgagtattttttattttaaaacctcTTTCTTTAATAGCACACATGAAATACCGCTATTGTCTGAGAGATACATCTAAGATG of the Labeo rohita strain BAU-BD-2019 chromosome 19, IGBB_LRoh.1.0, whole genome shotgun sequence genome contains:
- the vamp1a gene encoding vesicle associated membrane protein 1a, with the translated sequence MSAPDANASPGAPGAPEGEGGPPAAPPNLTSNRRLQQTQAQVDEVVDIMRVNVDKVLERDQKLSELDDRADALQAGASQFESSAAKLKNKYWWKNVKMMIMMGIIGVILMGIVFMYFYY
- the si:ch211-288g17.3 gene encoding serine/arginine repetitive matrix protein 2, yielding MEVDNKETESPLPNGSTHPPKRGRGRPRGSLKKKPTAEEAPRNNARPLKKVDFFSPEVAIKAKVKKRGRPKKIKMPGRPRKVPLTPEEESERLQRLSLQRKRRLSKPLGRPRIHPVSDGSKAKRGRGRPRINPVAEGRSGKPGRGRPRGSLNKKLTANKVGRPSKKGDDFSPVVKRGRPKKIKLPGRPRKIPLTPEEESERLQRLSLQRKQRLSKPLGRPRIHPVSEGPKVKRGRGRPRKYAAKSGSQSSEEKPASGASGETGETGPNADNGPPRKRGRPSGSLKKKRGRPAGSAKAVSEEKEGGPTPVKSDAQAALCDEPATTSEGRRRTGIAFQIITVARPLSDAVCIENIVECMKKIISAVVKALCDCNAMEVENKEGSESPLPNGSTHPPKRGRGRPRGSLNKKFTTEKAPTHNARPSKKVDFFSPEVVIKAKVKKRGRPKKIKMPGRPRKIPLTPEEESERLQRLSLQRKRRLSKPLGRPRIHPIGEGTKVKRGRGRPPKYGAKSGADKQASVEISLDSANGPPRKRGRPSGSLKRKRGRPAGSTKVAKIARASDGTPKKRGRPPGSPNKAKKIQRADGSPRKRGRPPGTGAGPKPKVIQRNPDGTPRKRGRPPGTGKKVKAVEKKVGDSPRKRGRPPGTGKVKARSAEGGEAEGENADGAPRRKRGRPSKVRLAVVLEKLPTDEDEEETDAPSPKQSRTSDDSSQNPNDDDEDTRASENDADPEDEEEDDDEDDAIDCSKVNNTSENEMVGKFKKKK